From the Micromonospora sediminicola genome, one window contains:
- a CDS encoding alcohol dehydrogenase catalytic domain-containing protein has product MRALCWEGADALSVRRVPDPELRNAHDMIVRVRRSVTCGGDLPLLAGRIPEAAAGEVLGHEFVGDVVEVGPDVRRHRVADRVVVGASVACGACWFCRQGLLACCDNGTSGGAAEPEWGPPTAGCYGRPARLGGFAGGHAEFVRVPYADVGAFAVPAGVDDDRAVFAADAAPAAWHGAELGGIGPGDVVAVWGAGAVGQLTAGAAVARGAARVVVVDEHDDRLRMVTRNPGVEALNHRYVDVLAELRERSGGRGPDVCVDAAGPPAGPTRWPTGEPDGGVALREAVHACRKGGTVVVLDGGAGFVDRFPVGAVAEKGLVVRGGRRAGPGAIPELLNRMARDELVTEHLATHRLPLERGADGYALFRDRADGCVRVVFTP; this is encoded by the coding sequence GTGAGGGCGCTCTGCTGGGAGGGCGCGGACGCGCTCTCGGTGCGCCGGGTCCCCGACCCCGAGCTGCGCAACGCCCACGACATGATCGTCCGGGTACGTCGCAGCGTGACCTGCGGCGGCGACCTGCCGCTGCTGGCCGGGCGGATACCGGAGGCGGCCGCCGGCGAGGTGCTCGGCCACGAGTTCGTCGGCGACGTGGTCGAGGTCGGGCCGGACGTGCGGCGGCACCGGGTCGCGGACCGGGTGGTGGTCGGCGCGTCGGTGGCCTGCGGGGCGTGCTGGTTCTGTCGGCAGGGTCTGCTGGCCTGCTGCGACAACGGGACGTCCGGCGGGGCGGCCGAGCCGGAGTGGGGTCCGCCCACCGCCGGCTGCTACGGCCGGCCGGCCCGGCTCGGCGGTTTCGCCGGTGGTCACGCCGAGTTCGTCCGCGTGCCGTACGCCGACGTGGGCGCGTTCGCCGTACCCGCGGGCGTGGACGACGACCGGGCGGTGTTCGCCGCGGACGCCGCCCCGGCCGCCTGGCACGGGGCGGAGCTGGGCGGCATCGGCCCCGGCGACGTGGTCGCCGTCTGGGGCGCGGGCGCGGTGGGCCAGCTCACCGCCGGGGCGGCCGTGGCGCGCGGCGCGGCCCGGGTGGTCGTGGTCGACGAGCACGACGACCGGCTGCGGATGGTGACCCGGAATCCGGGCGTCGAGGCGCTCAACCACCGGTACGTGGACGTCCTCGCCGAGCTGCGGGAACGCAGCGGCGGCCGGGGACCGGACGTGTGCGTGGACGCGGCGGGTCCGCCGGCCGGGCCGACGCGGTGGCCGACCGGCGAGCCGGACGGCGGGGTGGCGCTGCGTGAGGCGGTGCACGCCTGCCGCAAGGGCGGCACGGTGGTGGTGCTCGACGGCGGGGCCGGGTTCGTCGACCGGTTCCCGGTCGGCGCGGTGGCGGAGAAGGGTCTGGTGGTGCGCGGCGGCCGGCGCGCCGGGCCGGGGGCCATCCCGGAGCTGCTGAACCGGATGGCCCGGGACGAGCTGGTGACCGAGCACCTGGCCACCCACCGGCTGCCGCTGGAGCGGGGCGCCGACGGGTACGCGTTGTTCCGGGACCGGGCCGACGGCTGCGTCCGGGTGGTCTTCACCCCGTGA
- a CDS encoding LuxR C-terminal-related transcriptional regulator, which produces MPEEADQVRFATAPTDATTEVFGTPEPLTTGAAAPLLASRLTPPVPPEPVVLRPRLLDRLERGAGGPVTLVLAPAGWGKTTVLSGWARGERDGPAPVWVTVAEGDTTGRLWAYLAAALRAAVAEEPDEGPPPVPDGPPRPEQLEALAAALATRERPVLLVLDDLHRVTDPAALAGLEFLLRHGDGRLRLVAGARHEPPLTLHRWRLAGDLTTIGPDELAFRTDEVADLLVAHGVPVPAEAVPRLTERTAGWPAGLRFAALSLGAGADPARAVERFGGDQPDVAAYLRDEVLTPLDPAARDVLLRCAVTVAVRADLAAALTGRADAGHLLAEAAREGGFVQRDGGEPPWYRPHPLLADLLRAELDRLPAEEVRELHRRAAGWCAAHGRPAEALRHALAAAEWDDATTLLLTRWPELAPDEPAPAPVPAPPEPPAEAVRRDPELALAAAAERAYAGDPAAADGQLRRAVAHAVDLPEPRRDRFRRLAAAVELGLARLAGDHEEVRRAADRLLTTVGTPVGGPGAGAPGVGVPAADPRAGNGEEDDVRAVADAALGLVALAEGALTTAGARLGTALAAARRAGRPRIELLCASRSALLEAARGALRAAEEHAREALAMPPCQGWSSRRDCGHAYLALALVWWQRDRPAEAAAHLALAGPAGAEPGAAALAALCRAGLLADGGEPAAALRTLAAARAGAPGPELGAWLTAAEAQLRAAVGDPEGARALLDVVGDGGSPDPALALASARLRLRAGDARGAERALPDWTAPEAADWPLPVRLGAGLLEAASAGSAGDGRRAGRLLEEVLALAEPEGCRRVFTRAEPDVRDLLATHLDSGTAYWGTVSDLVRDVDAHRPEATPDAPARALDEPLTERELTILRYLQSILSNVEIAAELSLSVNTVKTHVRNIYRKLDATRRREAVRRARELRLI; this is translated from the coding sequence ATGCCGGAGGAGGCCGACCAGGTCCGGTTCGCCACCGCGCCGACCGACGCCACGACGGAGGTCTTCGGTACGCCGGAACCGCTCACCACCGGCGCCGCCGCGCCGCTGCTGGCGTCCCGGCTGACCCCACCGGTGCCGCCCGAGCCGGTGGTGCTCCGCCCACGCCTGCTGGACCGGCTGGAGCGGGGCGCGGGCGGGCCGGTCACGCTGGTCCTGGCCCCGGCCGGCTGGGGCAAGACGACAGTGCTGTCCGGTTGGGCGCGCGGGGAGCGGGACGGCCCGGCGCCGGTCTGGGTGACCGTGGCCGAGGGCGACACCACCGGGCGGCTCTGGGCGTACCTGGCCGCCGCGCTGCGCGCGGCCGTCGCCGAGGAGCCGGACGAGGGGCCGCCGCCGGTGCCGGACGGTCCGCCCCGGCCGGAGCAGCTCGAAGCGCTCGCCGCCGCGCTCGCCACGCGGGAGCGGCCGGTGCTGCTGGTCCTGGACGACCTGCACCGGGTGACCGACCCGGCGGCGCTGGCCGGGCTGGAGTTCCTGCTCCGCCACGGCGACGGGCGGCTGCGGCTGGTGGCCGGCGCCCGGCACGAGCCGCCGCTGACCCTGCACCGCTGGCGGCTGGCCGGTGACCTCACCACGATCGGTCCGGACGAGCTGGCGTTCCGCACCGACGAGGTCGCCGATCTGCTGGTCGCGCACGGGGTGCCGGTGCCGGCCGAGGCGGTGCCCCGGCTCACCGAGCGGACCGCCGGCTGGCCGGCGGGGCTGCGTTTCGCCGCGCTGTCGCTGGGCGCCGGGGCCGACCCCGCCCGCGCGGTGGAGCGCTTCGGCGGCGACCAGCCGGACGTCGCCGCCTACCTGCGCGACGAGGTGCTCACGCCGCTGGACCCGGCCGCCCGCGACGTTCTGCTCCGCTGCGCGGTGACGGTCGCGGTCCGCGCCGACCTCGCCGCCGCGCTGACCGGCCGGGCCGACGCCGGGCACCTGCTCGCCGAGGCGGCCCGGGAGGGCGGTTTCGTCCAGCGCGACGGCGGCGAGCCGCCCTGGTACCGGCCGCACCCGCTGCTGGCCGACCTGCTCCGCGCCGAACTGGACCGGCTCCCCGCCGAGGAGGTGCGTGAGCTGCACCGGCGGGCGGCCGGCTGGTGCGCGGCCCACGGCCGACCGGCCGAGGCGCTGCGCCACGCGCTGGCCGCCGCCGAGTGGGACGACGCCACCACGCTGCTGCTGACGCGCTGGCCCGAGCTGGCCCCGGACGAGCCGGCCCCGGCCCCCGTCCCGGCCCCGCCCGAGCCGCCGGCCGAGGCGGTGCGGCGGGATCCCGAGCTGGCGCTGGCCGCGGCGGCCGAGCGGGCGTACGCCGGGGACCCGGCCGCCGCGGACGGGCAGCTGCGGCGGGCGGTCGCGCACGCGGTCGACCTGCCGGAACCACGTCGGGACCGGTTCCGGCGGCTGGCCGCCGCGGTGGAGCTGGGCCTGGCCCGGCTCGCCGGCGACCACGAGGAGGTACGCCGGGCCGCCGACCGCCTGCTCACCACCGTCGGAACCCCGGTCGGCGGGCCCGGGGCCGGCGCGCCCGGGGTCGGGGTGCCCGCCGCCGACCCGCGCGCCGGGAACGGCGAGGAGGACGACGTACGGGCGGTCGCCGATGCCGCGCTGGGGCTGGTGGCGCTGGCCGAGGGGGCGTTGACGACGGCGGGCGCGCGGCTCGGGACGGCGCTCGCGGCGGCGCGGCGGGCCGGCCGGCCCCGGATCGAGCTGCTCTGCGCCAGCCGCTCGGCGCTGCTGGAGGCGGCCCGGGGCGCGCTGCGGGCCGCCGAGGAGCACGCCCGGGAGGCGCTGGCGATGCCGCCCTGCCAGGGCTGGTCGTCCCGGCGGGACTGCGGCCACGCGTACCTGGCGTTGGCGCTGGTCTGGTGGCAGCGGGACCGGCCGGCGGAGGCCGCCGCGCACCTGGCGCTGGCCGGGCCGGCGGGCGCGGAGCCCGGCGCGGCGGCGCTGGCCGCGCTCTGCCGGGCCGGGTTGCTGGCCGACGGCGGGGAGCCGGCGGCGGCGCTGCGTACCCTCGCCGCCGCCCGGGCCGGTGCGCCCGGGCCGGAGCTGGGCGCGTGGCTCACCGCCGCCGAGGCCCAGCTCCGCGCGGCGGTCGGTGACCCGGAGGGCGCCCGCGCGCTGCTGGACGTGGTCGGCGACGGCGGATCACCCGATCCCGCGCTGGCGCTGGCGTCCGCCCGGCTGCGGCTGCGGGCCGGCGACGCCCGCGGGGCCGAGCGGGCGTTGCCCGACTGGACCGCGCCCGAGGCGGCGGACTGGCCGCTGCCGGTGCGGCTGGGCGCCGGGCTGCTGGAGGCGGCGTCGGCCGGCTCGGCCGGCGACGGGCGGCGGGCCGGACGGCTGCTGGAGGAGGTGCTGGCGCTGGCCGAGCCGGAGGGCTGCCGGCGCGTGTTCACCCGCGCCGAACCGGACGTCCGCGACCTGCTCGCCACGCACCTGGACTCCGGGACGGCCTACTGGGGGACGGTGAGCGACCTGGTCCGCGACGTGGACGCGCACCGGCCCGAGGCGACCCCGGACGCCCCGGCGCGGGCCCTGGACGAGCCGCTCACCGAGCGGGAGCTGACCATCCTGCGCTACCTGCAGAGCATCCTGTCCAACGTGGAGATCGCCGCCGAGCTGTCGCTGTCGGTCAACACGGTCAAGACGCACGTCCGCAACATCTACCGCAAGCTCGACGCGACCCGCCGGCGGGAGGCCGTCCGACGGGCGCGCGAGCTGCGGTTGATCTGA
- a CDS encoding DsbA family protein gives MTTPLQVTTARLRIPVSERDHVRGPADAPVTIVEYGDFQCRFCGAAYPNLAEVLRQRADMVRLAYRHFPITNVHPYAESAAEAAEAAGERGRFWEMHDWLFEHQDQLDPVHLSLGVEQLGLPPEEVGAEVGRQAHADRVRQDFVGGIRSGVNGTPTLFVNDVRHDGGYELAELLAVVDAAANA, from the coding sequence ATGACGACGCCGTTGCAGGTCACCACCGCCCGACTGCGGATCCCGGTGTCCGAGCGCGACCACGTCCGTGGGCCGGCCGACGCGCCGGTCACCATCGTCGAGTACGGCGACTTCCAGTGCCGGTTCTGCGGCGCCGCGTACCCGAACCTGGCCGAGGTGCTGCGCCAGCGGGCCGACATGGTGCGGTTGGCGTACCGCCACTTCCCGATCACCAACGTCCACCCGTACGCGGAGAGCGCGGCGGAGGCCGCCGAGGCGGCCGGCGAGCGGGGCCGGTTCTGGGAGATGCACGACTGGCTCTTCGAGCACCAGGACCAGCTCGACCCGGTGCACCTGTCGCTCGGCGTCGAGCAGCTCGGGCTGCCGCCCGAGGAGGTCGGCGCGGAGGTGGGTCGGCAGGCCCACGCGGACCGGGTCCGGCAGGACTTCGTGGGCGGCATCCGCAGCGGGGTGAACGGCACCCCGACGCTGTTCGTCAACGACGTCCGACACGACGGCGGCTACGAGCTGGCCGAGCTGCTGGCCGTGGTGGACGCCGCCGCGAACGCCTGA
- a CDS encoding redoxin domain-containing protein — MSDPNGLITPGQVAPAFTLPASPDGREVGPGQFPGRPVVLAFYPADWTPVCGDQMALYQAALPELERYDAVLLGISVDSVDSHRAFAESRGIRFPLLADFEPKGEVSRRYGAYAPRGQSDRALVVIDPDGRVAWSHLSPPEVNPGVDGILDALEQLGTDRRVSTR; from the coding sequence ATGAGTGATCCGAACGGGCTGATCACACCCGGGCAGGTAGCGCCCGCGTTCACCCTGCCGGCGTCGCCGGACGGGCGGGAGGTGGGCCCCGGACAGTTCCCTGGCCGTCCGGTGGTGCTGGCCTTCTACCCCGCCGACTGGACCCCGGTCTGCGGCGACCAGATGGCCCTCTACCAGGCCGCCCTGCCCGAGCTGGAGCGGTACGACGCGGTGCTGCTGGGCATCTCGGTGGACAGCGTCGACTCGCACCGGGCGTTCGCGGAGAGCCGGGGCATCCGCTTCCCGCTGCTGGCCGACTTCGAACCCAAGGGCGAGGTGTCCCGCCGCTACGGCGCGTACGCGCCGCGCGGGCAGTCGGACCGGGCGCTCGTGGTGATCGACCCCGACGGCCGGGTGGCCTGGAGCCACCTCTCCCCGCCCGAGGTCAACCCGGGCGTGGACGGCATCCTCGACGCCCTGGAACAGCTGGGCACGGATCGGCGGGTGAGCACCCGATGA
- a CDS encoding BON domain-containing protein: MATETTTRTDRDIQSAVLDELTWEPRVGPDEIGVTVTDGVVTLTGRVDSYAKKWAAERAAHRVARVRAVANDLAVRIDTAAGREDPQIAVAAARALEWDAFVPVEALHVTVADGWVTLHGEVEWEYQRRAAERSVARLTGVRGLSNGITVRPAVRADGRDLAEQIVDALARNGATEAEQVGVRVHGDTVLLEGRVHSGPERDEIERVVWNAPGIREVHNHLSVRR, encoded by the coding sequence ATGGCCACCGAGACGACCACGCGTACGGACCGGGACATCCAGTCCGCCGTGCTCGACGAGCTGACCTGGGAACCGCGGGTGGGCCCCGACGAGATCGGGGTGACCGTCACCGACGGCGTGGTGACGTTGACCGGGCGGGTCGACAGCTACGCCAAGAAGTGGGCCGCCGAGCGGGCCGCGCACCGGGTGGCCCGGGTCCGCGCCGTCGCCAACGACCTCGCCGTCCGGATCGACACCGCCGCCGGCCGGGAGGATCCGCAGATCGCCGTCGCCGCCGCCCGCGCCCTGGAGTGGGACGCCTTCGTGCCGGTCGAGGCGCTGCACGTCACCGTGGCCGACGGCTGGGTCACCCTGCACGGCGAGGTCGAGTGGGAGTACCAGCGGCGCGCCGCCGAACGGTCCGTCGCCCGGCTCACCGGCGTACGCGGGCTGAGCAACGGGATCACCGTCCGGCCGGCGGTCCGCGCGGACGGGCGGGACCTGGCCGAGCAGATCGTGGACGCGCTGGCCCGCAACGGCGCGACCGAGGCCGAACAGGTCGGCGTCCGGGTCCACGGCGACACCGTCCTGCTGGAGGGCCGGGTCCACTCCGGGCCCGAACGCGACGAGATCGAGCGGGTGGTCTGGAACGCCCCCGGCATCCGGGAGGTGCACAACCACCTGTCCGTCCGGCGGTGA
- a CDS encoding STAS domain-containing protein: MSLSIVKSVRPGGVVQIAPRGEIDVDTAYEVREAIAEVLAKARPARIELNMRLVTFIDSVGISAMVAGFQTCEVSGVKLVVTEPSRFVHRQLWVTGLLGLFGAPEPWFADDAPEVLPGA, translated from the coding sequence GTGAGCCTGTCGATCGTGAAGTCGGTGCGTCCGGGTGGTGTCGTCCAGATCGCGCCCCGTGGGGAGATCGACGTCGACACCGCGTACGAGGTGCGGGAAGCGATCGCCGAGGTGCTCGCGAAGGCCCGTCCCGCCCGGATCGAGCTCAACATGCGGCTCGTGACGTTCATCGACTCCGTCGGCATCAGCGCCATGGTCGCCGGCTTCCAGACATGCGAGGTCAGCGGCGTCAAGCTCGTGGTCACCGAGCCGAGCCGGTTCGTGCACCGGCAGCTCTGGGTGACCGGCCTGCTCGGCCTCTTCGGCGCGCCCGAGCCCTGGTTCGCCGACGACGCCCCCGAGGTGCTGCCCGGCGCCTGA
- a CDS encoding SRPBCC family protein, translating into MPARLRYGTIVATHDGEGDRLQSSDSFSYTVQARCTRADAVALLGDLSRQGELHPLIVRVRQVPSRPGALASYAITDRLELGPLHFPVTYQADVLVATEDEVVTVARQQPATTVRNHTRLRDEPDGVVRIDVEITLTAPAPLFGYAFRQARAAHLGLAARLGATLEGRPA; encoded by the coding sequence TTGCCAGCCCGGCTCCGGTACGGGACGATCGTCGCGACCCACGACGGCGAGGGGGATCGGTTGCAGAGCAGCGACAGCTTCAGCTACACCGTGCAGGCCCGGTGCACCCGGGCGGACGCGGTGGCCCTGCTCGGCGACCTGAGCCGGCAGGGCGAGCTGCATCCGCTGATCGTGCGGGTCCGGCAGGTGCCGTCGCGGCCCGGAGCGCTGGCCAGCTATGCGATCACCGACCGGCTGGAGCTGGGCCCCCTGCACTTCCCGGTGACCTACCAGGCGGACGTGCTGGTCGCCACCGAGGACGAGGTGGTCACCGTGGCCCGGCAGCAGCCGGCGACGACGGTTCGCAACCACACCCGGCTGCGCGACGAGCCCGACGGCGTGGTGCGGATCGACGTGGAGATCACCCTCACCGCGCCGGCCCCGCTGTTCGGCTACGCGTTCCGCCAGGCCCGCGCCGCCCACCTGGGCCTCGCGGCCCGTCTGGGCGCGACCCTGGAGGGCCGGCCGGCCTGA